From the genome of Pogoniulus pusillus isolate bPogPus1 chromosome 23, bPogPus1.pri, whole genome shotgun sequence:
CCATCAACAGAACCCGATCCCCTTGCCTGAGTAAGGGCATCTGGGGCTAACTGATATGCCTGTAGATGCCTAAGGGTTGAAAAGAGAGGGAGACAGATGCAGGTCCAGCTCCTGTGGTGCCCCACTTAAGAGTGTCTCCAGGAATCACAGGAGCCTCAATGTGTTCAAAGCTGGCCTCATGGTCAGCTGTGTTAACCAGACCATACATCCCtcactcctgcagctctgctcagctcatgGTGACCCGAATGGAGGTCCTCAGCTCCCTAGAGGACGCGGTACAGAGGGGACCTGGAAGGCAAAAGGGCACACATGGCATGTGTACAGGCTACCTCACAGGAGAACCAGCGCTAATGTCTATTTCAATCAGATCCTCACTAGTCTCAAGAGAGGGGACCTAAGGGTTCTTCTAGGCCTAGTTCCTTTATCAGCATCTTCTTCGCCTTTACAAACCCCAAGACAGGTCAAAAACGAAGATGCTACTTTTGCTGCTGGTTAAATcctgaggagcacagagcttGTTCACATGGGGGCCAAGTCTCCTCTCGTGCGAACTGCATTCCACTTGGGCTTGTCCCCAAGCCAGTGGGGGCACTCCAGGCACCAACTGTGCTTTCACTCTTCTTCCCAGGATCGGCCGCCGGCCAGCCTTTCTGATCTCCATCTGCCTCTATGGCTTGTTTGGGCTAGGAGCTGCCTTTGCGCCCCATCTCTATGTGTACATAGCCTTCAGGTGTGTCGTGGGGGCTGCAGTGTCAGGAATTCTGATCACTGCCTTGACCTTGGGTGAGTAGGATGGCCTTGGCATGAGGCAGACAGACGTGGTCTCACAGCATTCAGTTAGAAAGATAGTCCTGCATGCAATGAAAAGGCTAACGCTGAACCTTTGTTCTCTTTCTCAGGTACAGAATGGGTTGGTGCCTCCTCCCGGCCCAAGGCAGTGCTTCTCAGCCACTGCCTTTCTGCCCTCGGGCAGATGGCTTTGGCTGGAGTCAGTTATGGAATTcgcaactggaggctgctggagataGCAGGATCTGCTCCAATGTTGGCCCTTTTATTCTACATCTGGTaagaaggagcaggaggcagaTTTGTAAGACATGACAGCAGTGGGCAGAAAGGGATGGcagtgaggaggcagcagctcaggagcaggctggaactTTCCCATTAGAGTGCTGATGCTGGAGGCACTTCTGCAGAGATCATCACATCTCCTGGGGGACCTCTGAGAGCACAGGTAGTTTACTTTAGGTTTTCAAATATGGACTTTGGGGCCTAAATGTGAGCCTAGGAAAACTAACCTGAGGAGGTATATGGACTCATCTGACATATAGGATGCCCATTGCTTGCTGGGTGTGATCACAAGGAGATGAGCTGTGGGGAAACTCAGCAGgtcacagcagcatctcttcaTTTCTTCTCCTTGACAGGGTGCTACCAGAATCAGCTCGATGGCTGGTAACAAAAGGCAGAATAGAAGAAGCCAAGAAGGTCCTTCAGAAAGCAGCATCCTTCAACAAGTGCACCATCCCACCAGAGCTGCTTGAGCAGGTACCTCTAATGGCGTGGGGAACTGCTTCTTGCCTTCAGAGTCTTTCCCCTGTTCTTGGCTTCATAGCAGGCTCTGGAGATGAGGTCATCTGACAAAATTCTCTCTATGCCCACTGGGGACAATTTGGGGATGGAATGTGGGTGACTGCAGCTTCAATTTCTGTGTACAAGACAAGGTCAGGGAAGAGTCAGAACTTCTGTAAGCCTCAGCATGCAGCTTTTTAGAGTCTATCTTGGGATATAGAAAGGACTCAAAATGTTTCCCTGGCTTTACTTACGTAAGTGCTGCAGGAGTAATGAGGGTGAGCACAAGGGCTCCATTTTGTCTGTGGTTTTCCATGCATAAACGCCCAAAGGACAAACCCACCTCAATGTGTCTACAATGGTGAAACATTCATCTGCACAAGAGCCCCAGACCCACTGGGCTGCCCTCCCCCCAGAACTGCTTGGGCTCCTACAAAGGCTTTCCATTAGCTGCAGATGAAAAAGGACTGAGCCCTGAATTTCCTCTGACCAATCTGGCTCCATGTCTTTCTGTCTTCTGAAGCTGAAAGGTTTGAAACAGACCAAGTCTGGAAGCATTCTGGACCTCTTTCAGAATAAACACCTCCGTAAGGTGACGCTGATCATGTCACTCACCTGGTAAGCCATAACCTGGTCcaatttttcttcttccaggTGAAGAAGAGATTGAAGGCTGACAAGAAATGTAGATTCATTTTGTATGCTCTTTGGGGTTGTGTTTGCATCTATGTATTTGTCTTCTATCTTTTATTTCTCCATAATGGAATGGATCTAATGCCTAGGGGCAAGGGATTATTCAGGATGCTGTGGCAATCCCTGTGCTGTATGTTTTTGTGCCTCTGTAGGTGCAGTCTTAAAGTTGCTGACCATTCATACTCCTGTATCTTATGCAACTACATCCCACAGAATTGGCACAGGTGGTGCCCAGAAGCACCACAGAGATTGCAGGGTGCTAAAACAAGTTGTGTGTAGTCCAAACTTTGAGGCTAAAACCCCCTGGAAACTCCATCTGGTTCCACGTCCTGTTCAACTTCACTTGAATttcaggtttgcagacagtcttgTCTACTATGGGTTGAGCCTCAGCGTGTCAAGTTTTGGTCTGGACGTCTACCTGACACAGCTTGCCTTTGGGGCAGTGGAGTTACCAGCTCGTCTGTCCTGCATTTTCCTGCTTGAGTGGTTTGGGAGGAAGAAAACCCAGGCagttctcctgctgctctcaggctTGATGTGTCTCATCATCGCTGGCATTCCTCAAGGTGAAAGACCTCTCTGCAAgtcaagagcagagccaaggccaGGCCCAGGCAGCTCCATTTTGGGCCAGAtctgccctcccagccctgctggctgcagagcagggcttgctctgggctctgtgctgccttgAGTGACACAGCCCAGGGCTCCCACTGGTCAGGTTTCCTATTGCTATGACTTCTATCTTCATCAGTGCTGTGCTTGATCCCTACACAGCTCCTTGCCCTTGGCAGGTACTGCCTATTACACATGCTGCTAATCTGGGACATGTGCAGGGCCTCAGCAGAAACCTGGGTTCTCTTTAACGGTTGTCCAGAGAGTATTGTCCAGGCAAGGGTGTGTTGAAAACAATTTCCAGTGGGCTAGTTGGTAGATTTTCTTGGTAAGTCCTCTGGAATGGTTTGTGCCAAGAAATACCACTGCAGAAGTCTTCCCTCCCAACTAAACCTTCCCCAACGGcagtctctcctcctccccctcagaTCAGACTGTGGCCATCACTGTCCTGGCCATCATCGGCAAGtttacagccacagcctctttcTCCAGCTCCTATGTCTATATTGCAGAGCTCCTCCCCACAATcatcaggtgaggtctccccatgCACTGACGCACgacactgccacagctgctgaCAGTGGTGGGACAAGAGCCTGTTGTCCCCATAGCCATATATTATACCACAGTGGACCAGGggatgctgagcactgctctgacctccccttttccctcccctccccagacaGACCGGCGCAGGACTATGCTCCATGTCAGCACGGATTGCAGGGATCATGGCGCCCCTGATCCGTCTCCTGGGAGAGTTCCACCAGGCCATCCCCATGGCCGTCTTTGGGAGTCCCCCTGTGGttgtggggctgctctgcttcctgctgcctgaGACCCGTGGCAATCAGTTAGCAGACAGCACAGGAGAGGCCACTCCTAAGCCCAGGTGGGTACCACAAGCTCTGAATTTAAGGCAGAAGCCCCCACACACGCAGAGGCATGTTtgtgcagggcagagagcagtgcGTCGGGAAGCAGGATGGGAACAAGGGCatctctttgtttttcctccttgtCTTCAGAAGCAACAAGCTGGAAGTTTTGCCCAAGAAAGGCACCACAGAGGATGGAGTAGACTTGGAGAAGGATGTATACCAAAGCTCAGAGAACAAGTTATGAACCAAACACATACTAAAAGTCTAGTCTGAGCCATCTGCTGTTAAAGCAAACCATCAGCTTCCTCGTCAGCCCAAGCCTCCACGTTGGATCAGGATGTCACTGAGAGCCTGTCACACACCTCTGTAGCTTTGCTTTGTGTGTGGTGTTGAGTTTGAGTTTCTGCATCCATCGTATACATTATCCTCTGAGTTTGATAAGACACACTTGTAATGCAGTATGTGAATAACAGATGGTggtgatttggggtttttttcttgctgcttcACAATTGGCCTTTACCTGCTATTGACTCTGGAGTGTTTTTCACACAGGAACTGTAGGTCTGCCATTTATCAGGCAGGTGGAAGCGTGTTTGGTTTCCATCGGCCACCAACAATGCAGAAAGAGAGGGTTAGAGTGGAATGGCTGGGTGCAGTTAGGACTTTTTCTTATTGCCAAGTCTTCAGATGAACAACCTGCATTTACATATTGTTctgtgagcagctgaggaagcctcttgagctgtgtggtgtgtgCTCTAGTTCAAGGGCAGTTAAACTGAGTGCCTATCTGGACAGCTTTCCCCAGTCGTGGGGAAAGCTGTCAGCTTCTAACAACCACCTTGCTTGGCCACAATATTTTGTTGCCATCCAGTGTCActacaaagaaagagaagagtgccctcctctcctgcactgCTTGACTAGAAGCCAAGAATGTATGTAGTGTCCTTTCCTGGAGCAATCTACCTCCTCACACCTCAGCACTACCCTTGGTGGCAGAAGGCTCGGCACTcatgactgcagcatctctttgTCTCGCTTGCTTTGTGCTGTAATAAATGGCACTTTGAGGCCTGAGTTATCTCAAATCCTGGCCAGATTTGCCTGGAGCTGATGTTaatttactgtttttttttttcttttgtgataGCCCCCAGAGGCCATGGAGATGAGGTAGGGCATTTGCAGCATCTGGGCTTTGGCACTGTCTATATGAGGAAGTCGACGTCAGGAGAGAGGCTTTGCTCTCATGTCTGATATAATTTTCTATACTCACGGACACTGAGCAGGAGCACCACAGCAAATCCCTTGAATAGCAGTGCCAGAGAGATGGCACCACAGATAGCCCTTCCTGGTGGGGCACTGTTGCATGTCACTTTATTTCTTCAACCTGTATATTCATGAGATCCTTTGATCCTTGAAAAGCATgcagggaaaagaaataaactCTGCTTTGAAAGCTTCTGGACATTGTCAGCAAATAGCCTGTGAGCTGCACACAGACAAATCTGGAACACCACCACCATGTAGATTCTGGGCTTCATTTTTACCAAGCCAATGGTAACAGAAAGTCATCCTGAGGGAGCCAAGGTCTGAGGAAGGGAAGCACAGGAGAAGCATGTTTTTCTCTTTGTAATATAAGACAAAAGTGGCCCAAGACCAGTTAAAGACAGGAAAGGATAGAGCAAGAAGGAACAGACTAGAAAGAGTAGAATTGACTTGATGGTTCCCAGGAAGATATTCCTCTCAGAGATCAGCTGCCACAGTTGTCAGCTGCAAATGAATGTGGTCTTACATCACAGCCCAACAGCACAATTCTCCAGGAAGAAAGCATCATTACATGCTTTAATTCAAAACCAACAGCTCTGAGGTGGGAGTTCTGCTGCCTGTTAGACGTCCTTGCTCACCTCTTCTGTCTTTGTCAGTTGGGTGTTTCAAattcagaaaaagagaaaataacaaGGTGTGTTTTTAAGAGAGGATGAGAAGATCATGGCAGACAGTCAAGAGAAGTCACTCCTCCTTGCAAGTGAGACTGTTTTCAGTGCTGCACCTGCTCTGGCTTTCTCTTTAGTGAGCACACTACTCTGTTGCAAGTCTGCTCAAGTGCTCTAGCAGGAGTCTCACTTGGACAAAGTTTACAGTCTCAGGTTCCTGAACATAACGacaggaaaaaggaagagaaaatggcACCATCCTGGTTTATGAtgccctcctctttttcccttAAATGAAAAGCATCAGATTTCCTCCGGGGAGAGCACTGCTAAACACCAGAGACAGAGTGCAGTGCCTGGGGGCAAGCTATAGAGGGAGATACAGGAAGGAAAAACAGTAAAAGAGACCCAAGAATTGGCAGTGACTGCTCGAGAGGTGGTGATGCCCTGCAAACGGAGACCTGCCTGTCCACAATGCCAGCACAGCACTAGGCTGCCTTTAGCTACAGCTGCTTGCAGGCCCAGCTAGAAGCGAGTGGTCTGTGTGTACTCTTCGTCTTGGCCATGGTCTTTTCCTTTCACGTCTCTCTTTTCAGAGCTGCCGTTGGCATTTTCACAGACCtaatgaaagggaaaagagtCTAACAGCAAAGACAGATCTGTTATGAGCTGATGGCAGCCACCTCTGAAACACgcagccttgagcagcttggcTTTCCATTCCCCACTTGCTATATGGGCTTCTGCAGAcattcctctcccagcaggATGAGTATTGGATTGCAATTCCACCAGGCCCCATGGGGAACAAAGGCTGGGAGCTAGGGGCTGAAAGCCAAAGGACATGGGTACAAGGCATCAGCTCTTCTCCTGCAGAGGGTGAGACCAGAGAAGCACCAGCTATTTCTGGAGTCCTCCTGTCTTATGGACAGGAACTAAGAGGTGATCACCATGGGTAGGGTAAAGGggcctcttcccttcctctgcagcaggccagctctgctccttgcccTTTCAACACTGTAAGCTCTCTAAGAAACCCACAGCCCATGCAATGATGTAAGCCTCCTGCAGCTCATGTCCATGCCCAAGAAACAGCACAGGACCACTGGGATACCcacctctgctgggggatggcCATCCCCTGTGTCATCTGCCAGGTCAGTGCCACAGGTCtcaggcagcaggaagcagagcagccccccTACCACGGGGGCACTCCCAAAGATAGCCATGGGGATGGCCCGGTGGTAGCGGTCCAGGAGGTAGATCAGGGGGGCGATGACGCCTGATACCCGCCCCACCATCGAGCATAAGCCCACGCCAGTCTGCCTGGCAAGAGAGGGGAAATGGGAGaaacaggcagagctcagccctcCAAGCCACCACAGGACTAAGTGTAGCCGTGGGGACAGCCCAAGACTGCCACCAGCAGAGTGAAGCTGCGATGCCTGGGGAGAGCTTACCTAATGACCGTGGGGAAGAGCTCCGCAGAGTAGATGTAGGAAGTGGAGAAGGAGGCCGAGGCAGTAAACTTGCCGATGATGGCCAGGACCGTGGTTGTCACAGGCTGatctgagaggaggaggagagaccaCTGCTGTGGGATGAGGGAGGGCCCTGCACCGCTCAGGGatggaggctgagggtgtgTAGTGACAGCTGTGTCATCTGCAGGGAACCATCGCCACTGAACAGTGCCTGAATAGGGATCAAGAAGCAGCTCTTGGGGATTTAACCAAGTCCCTTGAGACCGTGGCACCAGGGTCAGCTCATGCACAGGACCTGCACCATCACGGGAAGGATTGGAGCTCTTTGCCTCCCTGTCCCAGAGTTTGTTCTTTCAGGATAGGAAGAGGGTATTCACCTTCAGGGATCACAGTGATGACAAGACACACCAGACcactcagcagcaggagaacaGCCTGGTTTTTCTTCCTCCCAAACCACTGCAACATGAAGATACAACCAACACGGGCTGGGATTTCCACTGCTCCAAATGCAAGCTGTGTCAGGTAGATGTCCAGACCAAAATTTGTCACGTTCAGACTCAGCCCATAGTAGACAAGGCTGTTCACAAACCTGAAAGCCAGGCAGCGTGGCAGCAATCATAAATATTGTCCAGGAGCAAATGCAACATTGATCTCCAACAAGAACATCTTGGCTAATCCACAGTATTAACAAGGGCTCAAAAAAACAGACCAATACCATAAGTGCCAAAGCTGGAGTGGCTCTAAGCTTCCCCACAAAGTGCATGGCCTCTTGAATAGCCAGGAAGAGAAAAATCCACCAATAACACCCAAACCCACGATGCGAATGCAAGGTTCTGCCTACCCTGTCTCCTCTTTGCTTCACACCTATGTTTAGGATGGTCACTGGATACCTTACCAGGCACATGACATGATTAAAGTCACCTTCCGGAGGTGCTTCTTCTGAAAGAGATCCAGAGTGCTTCCAGACTTGGTCTGTTTCAAAGGTTTCAGCTTCAGAAGACAGAAAGACAAAGAGTCAAACTCCTTTTTCATCTGCAAAGGAAAGCCTTAGCAGGAGCCCAAACTCTtctgggagggaggcagcccagcagtgctgggctccatTGCAGGCGCTCTGGGGGCCCCGAGCGGTAGTTTGATGACTGGGAGGTTTCTTGGGATGAACATTTCCCCAATATAGACACTTCGAGGTGGGCATGTCCTTTGGGTATTCATACATGGCAAACCCCGGACTAAGCAGGGCTCACATGTTCCTTCTCACAGCAGAATTAAATCAGAGAAGCATCTGAACGatcccagctgagctgcagcagaagctctTGACTCTTCTCCCTGACCTTGTCTCTGTATATTTACCCACATTCCACCCCCAAATTGTCCCCAGTGGGCATAGAGAGAATTTTGTCAGATGACCTCATCTCCAGAGCCTGCTATGAAGCCAAGAACAGGGGAAAGACTCTGAAGGCAAGAAGCAGTTCCCCACGCCATTAGAGGTACCTGCTCAAGCAGCTCTGGTGGGATGGTGCACTTGTTGAAGGATGCTGCTTTCTGAAGGACCTTCTTGGCTTCTTCTATTCTGCCTTTTGTTACCAGCCATCGAGCTGATTCTGGTAGCACCCTGTCAAGGAGAAGAAAtgaagagatgctgctgtgacCTGCTGAGTTTCCCCACAGTCCTTCTCCTTGTGATCACACCCAGCAAGCAATGGTCATGACATGTGATAGAGAGGATCTAAATACCCTACTTTCAGACCCAAAAGTCCACATTTGGAGACCTGAACCAATCCGtttgctgcttttggcagcCCGTCAGGAGATGTGATGATTTCTGCAGAAGCCCCTCCAGCATCAGCACTCTGAACAGGAAAtacccagcctgctcctgagctgctgccgCCTCACTGCTGCACTTGCTTCTGCTGTGTCTGCAAGGAGCTGTGTCCATATCCCACTTACTGGAAATAGAAGAAGAAGGCAAATATAGGAACAGATCCTGCAatctgcagcagcctccagttgcgAATTCCATAGCTCAAGCCAGCCAAAATCATCTGTCCGATTGCAAAACAGCAATGAGAACCAAGCACTGCCTTGGGCCGGGCAGAGACCCCAATCCATTCTGTAgctgggaaaaagaagaaggttCAGGTACATCACCTTGTTTTTGTCAGCATCCATGGAGTCCCTCACTGGAGCAGAGGTGGGAAATAAAATCTTTCATGCCCCAGAGCTACTGGGCTCTTTCCCCACCCTGACCTCCTGAGCGTGGaggctctgcccttgccctttTCTCACTAGCATGGGAGAGATGCTCCCCACAGCCTGAGGAAACATCAAAGTGCCAAAAGACAGCGCAGAGCAAGACCTGTCCTCATCTCAGCATTCTTCAGGCTGTagatgtttatttttcttttctgtagtCTTTCTCTATTACACCCTAAGAGGCCACTTCTGTCTGCCTTAATGCATGGGCATCCGACTTACCTAAGGCCAGTACTGTCATGGTGATCCCCGACACTGAAGCTCCCACGACACACCTGAAGGCCATGTACACATAGAAATGGGGTACAAAGGCAGTTCCTAGACCAAACAAGCCCTGGAGGGTGACGGATATCAGAATGACTGGCCGGCGGCCGATCCTGGAGAGGAACAAGACACAATTGGTATCTGGAGAGACCCCATGGagatggagaagagaccagtgaGTTGCACAGTGGTTTTGTCACCCTATTTGGGGGGCAATAAGGCTCAGACTTGACTCTGTATTGACCTGTGAAGCACCTTGCATACATGCAATGtccttttctctctcattcACTGTATGGCTTTACAGGACCTGAGGACTTTGGTCAGGGTCCCTGTTAGTGAAGTGCGGTGACAACACGTGTGGGGTGCagtcctcagccaggcttggagcagCGTGCAGCTCTGTATACTGACAGCCTTGTACAGACCCTACATGAGTAGTATTTCCTCACCTGTCACTTAGTGGTCCAAAAATCATGGATCCTAGGAACAGCCCCAACATGTAGATGGACTGAGAGATGTCATTCAGATCCTCCCTGTCACACACCAGGTCATACTGGAGGAAGGAAACACACAGGCTTTTATTCTCAATAGACTCCATACGTTTTCTGATTCCATCTCTAAGGATGTGAGTCTCCACAGGTAGCACAGAAGTCAGAGGTGGGACAAGCCCCTGGGCACTCGGTGGAGCCCCTCTCTTGAGCACTGGAACCTGCAAGATGCATCTCCAGCTCAGGCACCCCCAGAGAAGCCTTCTGAATGGCAAATTTTCAAGTGGGCCTTGGAACAGGAGTCTCAGCAAGTTGTTTCCTCCCAGACTGCCTTCCTCCCCTGAGGAAAAGGGATGAACGTGAAACTAATGCCTGTACTAAGCAGTTTCCATTAAAGAGATGTGCTGCAACTGCCAGCTTCCAGAGGACATCTACAGAAAAAGCCACAAGGGGAAGATCATGTATAGGTCAGAAAGCAATGACAGTTTAGCACTGCTCATGGTTGGCATCGTTAGATGTGGTTTTACAGCAACAACCCTGAGATGGGGATAGGACACCAAGACCCTGAGGCAGGAACCCCACAGCTGCTCACTCTGACAGTTCCCCAGGACATGTGGCAGCAGAAATcaagcactgagctctgcctccTTCTGCTGGACTGGCTGGCTGAGCACAAAGCTTGGTCCTGTCTACAGAGGAGCATCTGGTGCAGGGACACTCAAAAGGCCCCACCATTGTCTCTGGCTGTGGCCCAGGCAGTATCtatcctgcagcctgcttgcacaCAATGTGTCATGGATCACACCTGGAGGctgagtggaggagcccaggtcCCCAGAATATACCTGATGTAAAGCTCAGCCCAACTGCACCATGGCCAGCACCAGTTTTAACTGAACTGCAGCACAGTTACCCCATTTGAGTATCCCTTCCCTCCCATGTCCCCAGCAGGTGGAAAGATGCCAACAGACCTCGGTCAGCAGGGATGGTGGCTGTCCTGGAGGGTACACCCACCCACTGCGGCACTTCTCCGTGGCATTCAGGCCGTAGGTCCTGATGGAGTCCAGGTCCCAGTCCACCGGCGAGTACATGGAGCACTGCTCGTATGCCCCGGCTGCATCTCGGGGCAGGGTGAGgttcagctgctcttcctccGTCAAGTTGGGGCCGACAGCATGAATCCAGCTGGTGTCACAGTGATGTGGCACATATGAGACCATAAAAAGTTGGCAAAACTGGTGGAAGGCCACACTGAGGCAGGGAAACACAGTGAACAGCACCAGCCATTTCTGAAATGGCCCAAAATCACCAAGCACTTTCAAAATGTCCCCGATGCCTGACATTGGGAGCTGCGTCTGGAACAGGACAGTGATGGGACAGACTTCTCAGGGGGATGGAATTAATGTTTAAACCTAAGAtaagctctgcaggcacaggcagccacAATAAAGCTGGGACAGACTTCATGCCCGAGTTTCACCTGCCCTAAGGACACCATGTAATAGATTAATCACTTCTGAGTCACCCATCAACAGACAGAGATGGCTGGAGCAGGACATCTGCTTCAGGTGACCTGGGCCATCTCTGCCAAGACCAGGTGGCATTGACAGGGAAAAGCCTCCTCCAAAGCAAGTGCTGCATTTGCTGAACCAAGACAGTCCCCAGCAGTTCCACTTGGTCAAGCAAGGTTCTGAGGGGCCAAAAGAGCCCAGTGTGATGTAGAGCTGGGCAAAATCCAGGGATGCTAAGGGATGGGCAAAGCCAGAGACAATGAAAGGAGGACAGTTGGCTGTTGTCCCTGGCAACAGGAGACTTAATTTCCTTCTGTCTTTTGCAGCTTCCCTGTGCAACCACACATGGGACAGGGACACACACCATTCCTACTGGTTCTGAGCTATCTCTACTCGGGCTGCTCAAATCAACCAAGAAGTAGTGCCTGTGTCccctttcctgtaggccccttttgAGTACTGAAAGGACACTATAAGGTGTCCTTGgagctctctcttctccaggctgaaccacctcAACTCTGAGCCTgttctcacaggagagctgctccagccacccgatcacctttgtagcctcctctgggcccactccagcaggtctatGTCTTTCTTGCACACTGGGGACCTCAGAAATGAACAAAATAGTCCAAAAGAACAAGTACTGTGGAGGTGGAGAGAAGACAGTGCACCTTATGTTCCAAACACTTCTCAGTGACCATCCTGTCTCACTCCGAGGTGTTCCTGGGCAAAGGACACTGATCCCCAGGTGTACAGGGCATGCAGAACTTGGAGCAAACTTTTCAACTAAAGAAAAGCCCCCAGGGTGCAATTCTAGGTGCATCCTGGTTCCACTTCTGCACACAACTCCTGCAAAGCATCCCCACCCCACGCCCTACCAAGTCTTCCTGGGTGTTGTCAATCCTCCCACTACCCCAGAATAGAAATGCTGCAGACACCACTCAGACAAATCCCCTCCCATCCGAGACAACAACAGATAAACCACACAAACACATGGCAATGGACAATTTGTTCTTTATTGATTAAAAATTAGAGACATGCAGTAAAATACAAAgtccaaaaaaggaaaaaaagcctgAATATTTTACATCTTTCATTATAATCTACAATACACCAAAGTTCTGAAGAGGATCCGTTTTCATTAACAGAGCATAGTCCTTAAAAGTAGGAACTAACATTAAATTTCCACCTGCTTCCAGGTTTAGATGAGAAATTTGCACAAAACCCAAATGCTTAATGACACTGGAAAACAATTATGAACAGCATTGGCACTTACTGGAACGACATCAGAAAGACAGTTGTCCACAACTGTAATAGCCCAAGTAAATATTCCCAATCCCTACCCAAAACATCGGGAGCTCTGCAGAACAAAACACATCCATTTTTTCCTCACTCATTTTCTCCATTAAGGAAATAGGGAGCCTTGATTTAGTGTGAGCTCAAACTTTCCAAGACCTGGCTTTGGGAAGGTGGGGAATAACTTAATAAATAGATGCTGCATTGTTCCATTTGAGCAGTCTGAGTCTTACCTTTGTCAGCACCAGTACACAAATGAACAAGGTCCCCATGGCATGCGGGCAGAAGGGAAAATAATACTGTACCAAGACTATCTTGTCTCTGTATCCTAAAGGTTTCCAATACGTCTGTATAAGCTCCAGGGTGACATGAAAATCGAGGTGGCAGTCTGCTCTTCCCAGGCCAAGAAGCTCAGTGGGGGATGCCATAGGGAGTGATTTGTGTCAGACA
Proteins encoded in this window:
- the LOC135185782 gene encoding solute carrier family 22 member 13-like; protein product: MPQCSLPIEAVTMAEFGELMNVLGEFGPYQKLVVLFTSLPQFLLPFQMIGQEFMVLDVPHHCDTSWIRAVGPNLTEEEQLNLTLPRDAAGAYEQCSMYSPVDWDLDSIRTYGLNATEKCRSGWVYPPGQPPSLLTEFDLVCDRKDLNDISQSIYMAGLLLGSIILGTLSDRIGRRPAFLISICLYGLFGLGAAFAPHLYVYIAFRCVVGAAVSGILITALTLGTEWVGASSRPKAVLLSHCLSALGQMALAGVSYGIRNWRLLEIAGSAPMLALLFYIWVLPESARWLVTKGRIEEAKKVLQKAASFNKCTIPPELLEQLKGLKQTKSGSILDLFQNKHLRKVTLIMSLTWFADSLVYYGLSLSVSSFGLDVYLTQLAFGAVELPARLSCIFLLEWFGRKKTQAVLLLLSGLMCLIIAGIPQDQTVAITVLAIIGKFTATASFSSSYVYIAELLPTIIRQTGAGLCSMSARIAGIMAPLIRLLGEFHQAIPMAVFGSPPVVVGLLCFLLPETRGNQLADSTGEATPKPRSNKLEVLPKKGTTEDGVDLEKDVYQSSENKL
- the LOC135185849 gene encoding solute carrier family 22 member 13-like, with the protein product MSGIGDILKVLGDFGPFQKWLVLFTVFPCLSVAFHQFCQLFMVSYVPHHCDTSWIHAVGPNLTEEEQLNLTLPRDAAGAYEQCSMYSPVDWDLDSIRTYGLNATEKCRSGWVYPPGQPPSLLTEYDLVCDREDLNDISQSIYMLGLFLGSMIFGPLSDRIGRRPVILISVTLQGLFGLGTAFVPHFYVYMAFRCVVGASVSGITMTVLALATEWIGVSARPKAVLGSHCCFAIGQMILAGLSYGIRNWRLLQIAGSVPIFAFFFYFQVLPESARWLVTKGRIEEAKKVLQKAASFNKCTIPPELLEQLKPLKQTKSGSTLDLFQKKHLRKVTLIMSCAWFVNSLVYYGLSLNVTNFGLDIYLTQLAFGAVEIPARVGCIFMLQWFGRKKNQAVLLLLSGLVCLVITVIPEDQPVTTTVLAIIGKFTASASFSTSYIYSAELFPTVIRQTGVGLCSMVGRVSGVIAPLIYLLDRYHRAIPMAIFGSAPVVGGLLCFLLPETCGTDLADDTGDGHPPAEVCENANGSSEKRDVKGKDHGQDEEYTQTTRF